In a single window of the Rhizobiaceae bacterium genome:
- a CDS encoding peptidoglycan-binding protein has product MARSAKQRKKRAAAVEHDGVMLQGMQAVGGFMSQNPALVGGTTAFLIALSFVSANALWYQPHAHTAPLFSTRPFDTLAADDREPALPETTIRLERSQTPVPQARPAASQQSLQLGDRQLQAVQAVLKQLGYYQGEVDGLAGPNTSAAISAYQRRMGLSVSGSVDESLLKELGIADVTGSIGQAEPIVRQTTPGSTELLARIQAGLKAFGNDGIEADGRMGAKTRAGIKEFQALFGLPQTGEPDEVVYRKMKAEGLID; this is encoded by the coding sequence ATGGCGCGTTCCGCAAAACAGCGTAAGAAGCGAGCGGCGGCGGTCGAGCATGATGGCGTCATGCTTCAAGGCATGCAGGCAGTCGGCGGCTTCATGTCCCAGAACCCGGCGCTGGTCGGCGGCACCACTGCTTTCCTGATCGCGCTTTCCTTCGTTTCCGCGAACGCGCTGTGGTATCAGCCACATGCGCATACGGCTCCGCTGTTCTCCACGCGTCCGTTCGATACGCTCGCGGCGGACGATCGCGAACCCGCATTGCCGGAAACGACCATAAGGCTCGAACGCTCACAGACGCCGGTGCCGCAGGCCCGCCCCGCCGCTTCGCAGCAAAGCCTTCAGTTGGGCGACAGGCAGTTGCAGGCCGTGCAGGCGGTGCTCAAGCAACTCGGCTATTATCAGGGCGAGGTGGACGGCCTCGCCGGGCCGAACACCTCCGCTGCGATTTCAGCCTATCAGCGCAGGATGGGCTTGTCGGTTTCGGGCAGTGTCGATGAGAGCCTGTTGAAGGAACTGGGCATTGCCGACGTCACCGGATCAATTGGACAGGCCGAGCCGATTGTCCGGCAGACGACGCCCGGATCGACCGAATTGCTGGCAAGGATACAGGCGGGCCTGAAGGCCTTCGGCAATGATGGTATCGAGGCCGATGGCCGCATGGGCGCAAAGACGCGCGCGGGAATCAAGGAATTCCAGGCGCTCTTCGGCCTGCCGCAGACCGGGGAGCCCGACGAGGTGGTCTACAGGAAGATGAAAGCCGAAGGCCTGATCGACTGA
- a CDS encoding DUF1491 family protein, with product MRITSDLWVSAVVRRVFATGGFAAVLRRGATEAGAIFVVTRDRMGGAALYGPAPQASYDSGRPQDRRFQLLMQEGADRIEDRLAREERFDPDLWVIELETGDKEVGDFIQIEQA from the coding sequence ATGAGAATCACATCGGACCTTTGGGTTTCGGCTGTCGTGCGGCGGGTGTTCGCAACGGGCGGCTTTGCCGCCGTGCTGCGGCGCGGGGCAACGGAGGCGGGCGCGATTTTCGTCGTCACGCGCGACCGGATGGGCGGAGCGGCGCTGTACGGACCGGCTCCGCAGGCCAGTTATGACAGCGGCAGGCCGCAGGACCGCCGCTTCCAGCTTCTGATGCAGGAAGGGGCGGACAGGATCGAGGACCGGCTGGCAAGGGAAGAGCGCTTCGACCCCGACCTTTGGGTGATCGAGCTTGAAACCGGCGACAAGGAAGTCGGGGATTTCATCCAGATCGAGCAGGCCTGA
- a CDS encoding cytoplasmic protein, which produces MHHLIREACSFGAGRAEAAQEAAERAALQILCGLDLDAVLRASVQGLSAAIQRAERALRTERIKGLRRHWSYDLNRHIALKQAIDRLRARQGPK; this is translated from the coding sequence ATGCATCACTTGATCAGGGAAGCTTGCTCGTTCGGCGCGGGGCGTGCCGAAGCGGCACAGGAAGCGGCGGAGCGGGCCGCGCTGCAAATTCTGTGCGGGCTGGACCTTGACGCGGTGCTGCGTGCGTCTGTGCAGGGCCTTTCAGCCGCCATCCAGCGTGCGGAGCGCGCGCTGCGAACGGAACGCATCAAGGGCCTGCGCCGGCACTGGAGCTATGACCTCAATCGGCATATCGCCCTGAAACAGGCGATCGACCGATTGCGCGCCAGGCAAGGACCAAAATGA
- a CDS encoding chromosomal replication initiator DnaA has translation MKSFAIKDSRFQPGERFERDPFLNDIGRQRLQRSQERAIEICGNVVEIISALFNVPSKELKASHRTSHSIAQVRQIAMYVAHVVMRLTMKEVGLGFDRDRTTVLYACHQVEDMRDDIEFDQMVARAERITAAALGDKVEG, from the coding sequence ATGAAGAGCTTTGCCATCAAGGATTCGCGGTTTCAGCCGGGCGAGAGATTTGAACGAGATCCCTTCCTGAACGACATCGGGCGGCAGCGCCTCCAACGTTCTCAGGAGCGGGCAATCGAAATCTGCGGCAACGTCGTCGAGATCATCTCCGCGCTCTTCAATGTGCCGAGCAAGGAGCTGAAAGCCTCGCACCGCACCAGCCATTCCATCGCGCAGGTCAGGCAGATCGCAATGTACGTCGCCCATGTGGTGATGCGGCTGACGATGAAGGAGGTCGGGCTGGGTTTCGACCGCGACCGCACCACGGTCCTCTATGCGTGCCATCAGGTCGAGGACATGCGCGACGACATCGAGTTCGACCAGATGGTGGCCCGCGCCGAGCGCATCACGGCCGCCGCGCTCGGCGACAAGGTGGAGGGCTGA
- a CDS encoding DUF2336 domain-containing protein, with translation MSRADRLLRAAVSGYCALTRQRRFDAQQLQDLAMPLVGSASRDTLRYVAAALSKCETEPPELVRELAGMSIDIAAPLLSRARTLTDADLINLIAAHGLGHAQAIARRQNLHPSIAQLIRNIELRRPATQRLQPAEPPAPPELSSAERLERAREKLRAIMLAARTRPTATQEDIRRAYERLRDTALSGGGAPFVAALAGSLGIDRATAWIIASDGSSAKFVLAARAIGLTEEQAYLIASALFPLRFPNAESIVSFLECFRELSLDDAGRQLDAWQAGAALRPARSG, from the coding sequence ATGTCGCGCGCCGACCGTCTGCTGCGCGCCGCCGTATCCGGCTATTGCGCGCTGACCCGGCAGCGCCGTTTCGATGCCCAGCAACTTCAGGATCTCGCCATGCCGCTGGTCGGCAGCGCCTCCCGTGACACGCTGCGCTATGTGGCGGCGGCGCTTTCAAAATGCGAAACCGAACCGCCCGAGCTTGTGCGCGAGCTTGCGGGCATGTCCATCGACATCGCCGCCCCGCTGCTTTCGCGCGCCCGCACCCTGACCGATGCCGACCTCATCAACCTGATTGCCGCGCATGGCCTCGGCCACGCCCAGGCCATTGCGCGACGGCAGAACCTGCACCCGTCCATTGCCCAGCTCATCCGCAATATCGAACTGCGCCGGCCCGCAACCCAAAGGCTGCAACCCGCAGAACCGCCCGCTCCTCCCGAGCTTTCGAGCGCGGAACGGCTGGAGCGCGCCCGCGAAAAGCTGCGTGCGATCATGCTTGCGGCGCGCACGCGCCCCACCGCCACGCAGGAAGACATCCGCCGCGCCTATGAAAGGCTGCGCGATACGGCGCTCAGCGGCGGCGGCGCACCATTCGTCGCTGCACTTGCCGGCAGCCTCGGCATCGACCGCGCCACCGCATGGATTATCGCCAGCGATGGTTCGAGCGCAAAATTCGTGCTCGCCGCGCGCGCGATCGGCCTGACCGAGGAACAGGCCTACCTGATTGCGTCGGCTTTGTTCCCGCTGCGCTTCCCGAACGCCGAATCCATCGTCTCGTTCCTGGAGTGCTTTCGCGAATTGAGCCTTGACGATGCCGGCAGGCAACTCGATGCATGGCAGGCCGGCGCTGCGCTCAGGCCTGCTCGATCTGGATGA
- a CDS encoding PAS domain-containing sensor histidine kinase — protein MNSVSVKIRALCASAAEGCRRLVDTTGLSAERAGVRLRLAGALFAAPAIAATASSLTLSQSHGPATLAAANFMILGACWLAGLFVAAHGREGLVGALSLGAGAILAAVLVALGGGLGSPSAMLLPMLVFEAWWVWRSDRALLFGLLAAAAAAVGSAFLPQAGWGSPVLWLPVLLYGFTVVARLTRSDSSPANASTSDELADALDAVVVRIGSNGEVADVTAKARDMMRLPPEMLLQQGLFDRIHIADRVAYMCALSDLRNGATNRKLDLRLRLPAHDGEVTAGVHEWFSAEIVRLPSNDASLVAIFRTAQEMGELSARLAVSEERAAQAELSKSSFLASVSHELRTPLNAIIGFSDMLTHELYGRFADPRQKEHVALISEAGHHLLGVVNAILDVSKIELGAYTIIREPFELEAAVSTSVSMISVQAERKNIEVATEIDPAVGIIDADRRAVRQILINLLSNAVKFTPEGGTVTVGATQDDNVVRLWVKDTGVGIAQEDIARLGQPFVQAGNDYTHRRDGTGLGLALVKGLAALHGGSFALESQIGAGTTAIVTLPRESATHGQGEATEVQILSSGLDHGAFRKTA, from the coding sequence TTGAATAGCGTATCGGTAAAAATCAGGGCGTTGTGCGCCTCTGCCGCGGAAGGCTGCCGCAGGCTGGTCGACACGACAGGCCTGTCCGCAGAGCGGGCGGGCGTGCGCCTGCGGCTGGCCGGCGCGCTGTTCGCAGCACCCGCGATTGCCGCAACGGCATCCTCCCTGACGCTTTCGCAAAGCCATGGCCCCGCCACGCTGGCGGCGGCGAATTTCATGATCCTCGGCGCCTGCTGGCTCGCAGGTCTATTCGTCGCGGCGCATGGCAGGGAAGGGCTGGTCGGCGCGCTGTCGCTTGGCGCGGGCGCGATCCTCGCGGCCGTGCTCGTCGCGCTCGGCGGGGGGCTCGGCTCGCCGTCGGCAATGTTGTTGCCGATGCTGGTCTTCGAAGCCTGGTGGGTTTGGCGCAGCGACCGTGCGCTTCTGTTCGGCCTTCTGGCAGCGGCAGCGGCAGCTGTCGGGTCGGCCTTCCTGCCGCAGGCAGGCTGGGGGTCGCCCGTGCTTTGGCTGCCTGTGCTGCTCTACGGCTTCACCGTGGTTGCAAGACTGACAAGGTCGGATTCGAGTCCGGCCAATGCCTCGACCAGCGATGAACTGGCCGACGCGCTCGACGCGGTAGTGGTGCGCATCGGGAGCAATGGCGAGGTTGCAGATGTCACCGCAAAGGCGCGCGACATGATGCGCCTGCCCCCGGAAATGCTGTTGCAGCAGGGCCTTTTCGACCGCATCCATATCGCCGACCGCGTCGCCTATATGTGCGCGCTTTCGGACCTGAGGAACGGCGCGACAAACCGCAAGCTTGACCTTCGGCTGCGCCTGCCTGCCCATGATGGCGAGGTCACGGCGGGGGTCCATGAATGGTTCAGCGCGGAGATCGTCAGGCTGCCGAGCAACGATGCGAGCCTTGTGGCGATTTTCCGCACGGCGCAGGAAATGGGCGAACTCAGCGCGCGCCTTGCTGTAAGCGAGGAACGCGCCGCGCAGGCCGAACTTTCCAAATCGAGCTTTCTCGCCTCGGTCAGCCACGAATTGCGCACGCCGCTGAACGCGATCATCGGCTTTTCCGACATGCTGACGCACGAGCTTTACGGGCGCTTCGCCGACCCGCGCCAGAAGGAGCATGTCGCCCTCATCAGCGAGGCGGGGCATCACCTGCTCGGCGTCGTCAACGCCATTCTCGATGTGTCGAAGATAGAACTCGGCGCGTACACGATCATTCGCGAACCTTTCGAACTGGAGGCGGCAGTCAGCACCTCCGTCTCGATGATCTCCGTGCAGGCGGAGCGCAAGAACATCGAGGTGGCGACGGAGATCGACCCTGCCGTCGGCATAATCGATGCCGACAGGCGCGCTGTCCGCCAGATCCTGATAAACCTCTTGTCGAATGCCGTGAAATTCACGCCGGAAGGCGGAACCGTTACGGTGGGCGCCACGCAGGACGACAATGTCGTCAGGCTGTGGGTCAAGGATACGGGTGTCGGCATCGCGCAGGAGGACATTGCGCGGCTCGGCCAGCCCTTCGTGCAGGCCGGCAACGATTACACGCATCGGCGCGACGGCACCGGCCTGGGTCTGGCGCTGGTCAAGGGGTTGGCGGCCTTGCATGGCGGTTCGTTCGCGCTGGAGAGCCAGATCGGCGCGGGGACCACGGCGATTGTGACGTTGCCCCGAGAATCAGCGACGCATGGACAGGGCGAAGCGACGGAAGTGCAGATATTGAGCAGTGGGTTGGATCATGGCGCGTTCCGCAAAACAGCGTAA
- a CDS encoding DUF1254 domain-containing protein, with the protein MDRAAYSRIGYALLMGLLGAAILHIVILLLLPEISSRNAWSRMADAADLYQPMQVRNGLPDVVHDGNRDPLFKSIVCRFDLTDGLLRMQASGAVPFWSASIYDRAGNVIHSFNDRSAHDRALDIVVLTPAQMLDVRKEVPEELGQSVFVETQSEEGIALVRAFVQDESWGPAVEEFLASLRCQPQ; encoded by the coding sequence ATGGATAGGGCCGCCTATTCGCGCATCGGCTATGCGCTGCTGATGGGGCTGCTTGGCGCGGCGATCCTCCACATCGTCATCCTTTTGCTGCTGCCGGAAATCTCCAGCCGCAATGCCTGGTCGCGCATGGCAGATGCGGCCGACCTCTACCAGCCGATGCAGGTGCGCAACGGCCTGCCCGATGTCGTTCACGACGGCAATCGCGATCCGCTGTTCAAATCGATCGTCTGCCGGTTCGACCTGACGGACGGGCTGCTCAGGATGCAGGCGTCCGGCGCGGTGCCGTTCTGGTCTGCCTCGATCTACGACCGCGCGGGCAATGTCATCCACAGCTTCAACGACCGCAGCGCCCACGACAGGGCGCTGGACATCGTGGTGCTGACGCCCGCCCAGATGCTGGACGTGCGCAAGGAGGTGCCGGAAGAACTCGGGCAATCCGTGTTCGTCGAAACGCAGTCGGAGGAAGGCATCGCGCTCGTGCGCGCCTTCGTGCAGGATGAAAGCTGGGGTCCCGCCGTCGAGGAATTTCTGGCTTCGCTGCGTTGCCAGCCGCAGTAA
- a CDS encoding DUF1214 domain-containing protein yields MVRTALLFLLTLSVAICVGAASVALVIERDVRLGGIRVGPWMAYPESGAGSADPYARAEAAVEGTLALGRSEGLSFFAEHDEAGSDLLAECTYRLTGETPLARLWTLRSEPYDRAVSNRLTGAPAHGTLHSRAVLRNADNSITITAGAAPAPGNWLRTEGTGRMRLVLTLYDALVQGGPMSETMKMPTVRQVACDG; encoded by the coding sequence ATGGTCCGCACGGCGCTCCTTTTTCTGCTCACCCTGTCGGTCGCAATCTGCGTCGGCGCGGCAAGCGTGGCGCTGGTGATCGAACGCGACGTCCGTCTGGGCGGCATCCGTGTCGGCCCGTGGATGGCCTATCCCGAAAGCGGCGCAGGCTCGGCCGATCCCTATGCGCGCGCCGAGGCCGCCGTCGAGGGCACGCTGGCGCTCGGGCGCTCGGAGGGCCTGTCCTTCTTCGCCGAGCACGACGAGGCGGGCTCCGATCTGCTTGCCGAATGCACATACCGCCTGACCGGCGAGACGCCGCTGGCCCGCCTTTGGACGCTGCGCAGCGAACCCTACGACCGCGCGGTCAGCAATCGCCTGACAGGCGCGCCCGCGCACGGCACGCTGCATTCGCGCGCCGTCCTGCGCAATGCCGACAACAGCATCACCATCACCGCAGGCGCGGCCCCTGCCCCCGGCAACTGGCTGCGCACCGAAGGCACTGGCCGCATGCGTCTTGTGCTTACGCTCTACGACGCGCTCGTGCAGGGCGGACCGATGTCGGAAACGATGAAGATGCCGACTGTGCGGCAGGTGGCGTGCGATGGATAG
- a CDS encoding DUF6456 domain-containing protein, whose amino-acid sequence MEAMEARLLKFLLHGPATAAALVRDGKALVDQGNGRCIAVSVALLQALARRGVVRETGGKLHLTAEGMAKARRDAAGREAGFQAQHCEIELREGEGGRTVLAVNLDESPLGQIARRKDKEGKLFLSEAEVRAGERLRSDYTRGQMMPRLGANWEPRISSGTGHAAGGIAELTDAALSARLRVEKAIVEVGPELAGVLLDVCCFLKGLETVEAERRWPARSAKIVLKAALGALARHYEPPRIQSRERMLHWGAEDYRPSIGC is encoded by the coding sequence ATGGAAGCCATGGAGGCGCGGTTGCTGAAATTCCTCCTGCACGGGCCTGCGACGGCCGCCGCGCTCGTGCGCGACGGAAAGGCGCTGGTCGATCAGGGCAACGGCAGGTGCATCGCGGTGTCCGTCGCGCTGTTGCAGGCGCTCGCCCGGCGTGGCGTCGTTCGCGAGACGGGCGGGAAGCTGCATCTGACCGCTGAAGGCATGGCGAAGGCGCGGCGCGATGCGGCGGGGCGGGAGGCTGGGTTCCAGGCGCAGCATTGCGAGATCGAACTGCGGGAGGGCGAGGGCGGCAGAACTGTCCTTGCCGTCAATCTCGACGAATCGCCGCTCGGCCAGATCGCGCGGCGCAAGGACAAGGAGGGTAAGCTTTTTCTGAGCGAAGCGGAGGTGCGGGCGGGTGAGAGGCTGCGCAGCGACTACACGCGAGGGCAGATGATGCCGCGCCTCGGCGCGAACTGGGAGCCGCGCATTTCTTCGGGCACCGGGCACGCGGCGGGCGGCATCGCGGAATTGACGGACGCAGCACTTTCCGCGCGGCTGCGCGTCGAAAAGGCAATCGTGGAGGTGGGGCCGGAACTGGCGGGCGTGTTGCTCGACGTCTGCTGCTTCCTGAAAGGGCTTGAGACGGTGGAGGCCGAGCGGCGCTGGCCCGCGAGGTCGGCAAAGATCGTGCTCAAGGCAGCACTCGGCGCTCTTGCGCGCCACTACGAGCCGCCGCGCATCCAGTCACGCGAGCGGATGCTGCATTGGGGTGCGGAGGACTACCGGCCTTCGATCGGCTGTTGA
- a CDS encoding PBP1A family penicillin-binding protein → MLRRDSRSRPKAPRAGRAMAIDAWLDSTVYSLGFRLRAGWESLTIFFRRFRVRGWRRALVELGSEAMTMGAGGAVVMLALAMPAFEETEGDWRNHGDFAVTFTDRYGNEIGQRGLIQRDSIPVDQMPDFVVNAVLATEDRRFFEHYGIDFIGLARAMNENMRANSVVQGGSTLTQQLAKNLFLSNERTVERKVKEAFLSLWLEMNLTKKEILQLYLDRAYMGGGTFGITAAADFYFGKQVKDLTLAEAAMLAGLFKAPTKYAPHINLPAARARANEVLTNMVQGNFLTEGQVLSARLHPADIIDRGDLKAPDYFLDWAFEEAKRIASKYGIHSMVARTTADINIQRASEEAIEYHLRQFGKDYRVTEGAVVVMETNGAVRAIVGGRDYGASQFNRATKAERQVGSSFKPYVYATAMEAGMTPETVISDGPISWGNWSPKNYGRSFSGRVTLASALARSINTVPVRLAKEKLGIDPIVKLTYAMGVESKLNEHKTMVLGTSGMTVMDQATGYNTMADGGFAGVRYGITQLRTRSGEVFYDHSRDAPPPHRVLTDQSVAYMNTMLAGVNEAGTGRRAAMPLIRSAGKTGTTQSYRDAWYVGFTGNYTAAVWLGNDDFTPSREMTGGSLPAMVWNRLMTHIHQNIDLKPIPGLEKPFVDPEIIAKAKREAAESKTADAPSEPELDAPRVLSSDTTRVLRQMTDRFSRAEHLEAPAPAALTAL, encoded by the coding sequence ATGCTGAGACGGGACTCCAGGTCCAGACCTAAAGCGCCGCGCGCTGGACGCGCCATGGCCATCGATGCCTGGCTCGATTCCACGGTCTATTCGCTCGGCTTCCGCCTGCGGGCCGGCTGGGAAAGCCTCACCATCTTCTTCCGTCGCTTTCGCGTGCGCGGCTGGCGTCGCGCGCTGGTCGAGCTTGGCTCCGAGGCCATGACCATGGGCGCAGGCGGCGCGGTGGTCATGCTGGCGCTGGCCATGCCCGCCTTCGAGGAAACGGAGGGCGACTGGCGCAACCACGGCGATTTCGCCGTCACCTTCACCGACCGCTACGGCAACGAGATCGGCCAGCGCGGCCTCATCCAGCGCGATTCCATTCCCGTGGACCAGATGCCGGATTTCGTGGTCAACGCGGTGCTGGCGACCGAGGATCGCCGGTTCTTCGAGCACTACGGCATCGATTTCATCGGCCTCGCCCGCGCCATGAACGAGAACATGCGCGCCAATTCGGTCGTGCAGGGCGGCTCCACGCTCACCCAGCAGCTTGCGAAGAACCTGTTCCTCAGCAACGAGCGCACGGTCGAGCGCAAGGTGAAGGAAGCGTTCCTGTCGCTGTGGCTGGAAATGAACCTCACCAAGAAGGAAATCCTCCAGCTCTATCTCGACCGCGCCTATATGGGCGGCGGCACGTTCGGCATCACCGCCGCCGCCGATTTCTATTTCGGCAAGCAGGTGAAGGACCTCACGCTCGCCGAGGCGGCGATGCTGGCCGGCCTGTTCAAGGCGCCCACCAAATATGCGCCGCACATCAACCTGCCCGCTGCGCGCGCCCGCGCCAACGAGGTGCTGACCAACATGGTGCAGGGCAATTTCCTGACCGAGGGTCAGGTGCTTTCGGCCCGCCTTCATCCCGCCGACATCATCGACCGCGGCGACCTCAAGGCGCCGGACTATTTCCTCGACTGGGCCTTCGAGGAGGCCAAGCGCATCGCCTCGAAATACGGCATCCACTCGATGGTCGCCCGCACCACCGCCGACATCAACATCCAGCGCGCCTCGGAAGAGGCCATCGAATATCATCTGCGACAGTTCGGCAAGGATTACCGCGTGACCGAGGGCGCAGTGGTCGTCATGGAGACGAACGGGGCCGTACGGGCCATCGTAGGGGGCCGCGACTATGGCGCGAGCCAGTTCAACCGCGCCACAAAGGCGGAGCGCCAGGTCGGCTCGTCCTTCAAGCCCTATGTCTATGCCACGGCAATGGAAGCGGGCATGACGCCCGAGACCGTGATTTCGGACGGCCCCATCAGTTGGGGCAACTGGTCGCCGAAGAACTACGGGCGCTCCTTTTCCGGGCGCGTCACGCTGGCCAGCGCGCTGGCGCGTTCGATCAATACGGTGCCGGTGCGGCTCGCCAAGGAAAAGCTCGGCATCGATCCGATCGTGAAGCTCACCTATGCGATGGGCGTGGAATCCAAGCTCAACGAGCACAAGACGATGGTGCTGGGCACCTCCGGCATGACCGTGATGGATCAGGCGACGGGCTACAACACCATGGCCGATGGCGGCTTCGCGGGCGTGCGCTACGGCATCACGCAGTTGCGCACACGCTCGGGAGAGGTGTTCTACGATCATTCGAGGGACGCGCCGCCGCCGCACCGCGTGCTGACCGACCAGTCGGTCGCCTATATGAACACCATGCTTGCGGGCGTCAACGAGGCGGGAACGGGCCGCCGCGCGGCAATGCCGTTGATCCGCAGCGCAGGCAAGACCGGCACGACGCAATCCTATCGCGATGCCTGGTATGTGGGCTTCACCGGCAACTACACGGCCGCCGTCTGGCTGGGCAATGACGACTTCACGCCATCGCGGGAAATGACGGGCGGCTCGCTTCCCGCCATGGTGTGGAACCGGCTGATGACGCACATCCATCAGAACATCGACCTGAAGCCGATACCCGGTCTCGAAAAGCCGTTTGTCGATCCCGAGATCATCGCCAAGGCGAAGCGCGAGGCGGCTGAAAGCAAGACCGCCGATGCGCCATCCGAGCCGGAACTCGATGCGCCGCGCGTACTGTCGAGCGACACGACGCGCGTGCTGCGCCAGATGACGGACCGCTTCTCCAGGGCCGAGCATCTGGAAGCGCCCGCGCCCGCAGCACTCACCGCGCTTTGA
- a CDS encoding copper chaperone PCu(A)C: MRNFFHGALSAKSSLGISAFAALSLLAWTQGLSAHEYKAGAIEIGHPWSRATPAGAKVAAGYLTLKNEGGEADRLVAVTGEISPKAQIHEMAVDAKGVMTMRELAAGIEIPAGGTVELKPGSFHLMFMGIERPLKEGERFKGSLTFEKAGEVDVEFAVESMGGSMDHNAHGG; encoded by the coding sequence ATGCGAAATTTCTTTCACGGCGCTCTCAGCGCCAAATCCTCATTGGGTATTTCGGCTTTCGCCGCGTTGTCTCTGTTAGCATGGACACAAGGCCTTTCGGCGCACGAGTACAAGGCGGGGGCAATCGAGATCGGCCATCCATGGTCGCGCGCCACGCCTGCCGGGGCAAAGGTGGCAGCCGGATACCTGACATTGAAGAATGAAGGCGGCGAGGCCGACCGCCTTGTCGCGGTGACAGGCGAGATTTCCCCCAAAGCCCAGATCCATGAAATGGCTGTCGATGCGAAGGGCGTCATGACCATGCGCGAACTTGCCGCCGGAATTGAAATCCCGGCGGGAGGAACGGTCGAACTCAAGCCGGGTTCGTTCCACCTCATGTTCATGGGAATCGAGCGGCCTTTGAAGGAAGGGGAACGATTCAAGGGGAGCCTTACCTTCGAAAAAGCCGGTGAAGTGGACGTGGAATTTGCTGTGGAGTCGATGGGCGGCAGCATGGACCACAACGCCCACGGCGGCTAA
- a CDS encoding MucR family transcriptional regulator: MEHSDASSRGGEMLIGLTADVVSAYVSNNSVPASELPGLIAEVHAALGRVGADPEPQAPVDKQKPAINPKRSVHDEYIICLEDGKKFKSLKRHIMTHYNLTPEQYREKWGLDSSYPMVAPNYAAARSQLAKKMGLGRKRKTRK; the protein is encoded by the coding sequence ATGGAACATTCAGATGCTTCGTCTCGTGGCGGCGAGATGTTGATTGGACTGACTGCCGACGTTGTTTCGGCTTATGTAAGCAATAATTCGGTGCCTGCTTCGGAACTCCCCGGCCTGATTGCCGAGGTGCATGCGGCGCTGGGCCGGGTTGGCGCTGATCCTGAGCCGCAGGCTCCGGTCGATAAACAGAAGCCGGCTATCAACCCCAAGCGGTCGGTGCATGACGAATATATTATCTGCCTTGAGGACGGAAAAAAGTTCAAGTCACTCAAGCGCCACATCATGACACACTACAATCTGACCCCGGAACAGTATCGTGAGAAGTGGGGTCTCGACTCCAGCTATCCGATGGTTGCGCCCAACTATGCGGCTGCCCGTTCGCAGCTCGCAAAGAAGATGGGGCTTGGCCGCAAGCGCAAGACGCGCAAGTAG
- a CDS encoding SufE family protein — protein MTTSIDEIRDDFAFLDDWEDRYRYVIDLGESLPDFPTAAQTDRNKVPGCVSQVWLLTETGSGDDPVISFTGTSDAHIVRGLVAILLALFSGRRASEIVATDAEAVLRQLGLDEHLTPQRSNGLRSMVRRIKRDAEAALASAAQQPIEGR, from the coding sequence ATGACGACCAGCATCGACGAAATCCGCGACGATTTTGCCTTCCTCGACGATTGGGAAGACCGCTATCGCTATGTGATCGACCTCGGCGAATCGCTGCCGGACTTTCCCACCGCCGCCCAGACCGACCGAAACAAGGTGCCGGGCTGCGTGAGCCAGGTCTGGCTGCTGACCGAAACAGGTTCCGGCGACGATCCCGTGATAAGCTTCACCGGCACCTCCGATGCGCACATCGTGCGGGGCCTTGTCGCCATCCTGCTCGCGCTGTTTTCCGGGAGGCGGGCGAGCGAGATCGTCGCCACCGACGCGGAAGCGGTGCTGCGCCAGCTTGGACTGGACGAGCATCTGACGCCGCAGCGCTCGAACGGCCTGCGTTCCATGGTCCGCCGCATCAAGCGCGATGCGGAGGCGGCGCTGGCGAGCGCCGCTCAACAGCCGATCGAAGGCCGGTAG
- a CDS encoding DUF5330 domain-containing protein, with translation MSFLLRLMFWFAIVLYFLPLGAGPTGDGGKQVDALEAVSAAQQAVEDIAGMCDRSPDVCVTGKAALQMVGERARDRARAAIDTLDEQLGQQAVNGDAPRPDTPVIPVPTARPQK, from the coding sequence ATGTCCTTCCTGTTGCGCCTGATGTTCTGGTTTGCGATCGTGCTCTATTTCCTGCCGCTGGGGGCGGGGCCCACCGGAGACGGCGGGAAACAGGTGGACGCCCTCGAAGCGGTCTCCGCCGCGCAGCAGGCCGTCGAGGACATCGCCGGCATGTGCGACCGCAGCCCGGACGTCTGCGTGACCGGCAAGGCAGCGCTCCAGATGGTCGGCGAGCGTGCACGCGACCGCGCACGCGCCGCCATCGATACGCTGGACGAGCAGCTCGGGCAGCAAGCGGTCAACGGCGATGCGCCGAGGCCGGATACCCCCGTCATCCCGGTTCCGACCGCCCGCCCGCAGAAATAA